One segment of Streptomyces sp. NBC_00576 DNA contains the following:
- a CDS encoding ABC transporter permease: MTTPPTPTPRWRTLTQHHLFWPVAVLVVLLLINVPFTPDFFSIKMADGHLYGSLVSIVLFGSPLILVAVGMTLVIATGGIDLSVGAVVAITGALTCSYISDQADQDSLSGVFLAMGIGLVAAVVCGLWNGFLVARMGIQPIIATLIIMVAGRGVAQLITDGQIITINSEPYKLIGGGYWLTLPFSIFVVAAVVAVTVALTRRTALGLLVESVGGNAEASRLVGIRSMRIKIMVYVFCALCAGIAGLMISSNTSAADGNNAGLWIELDAILAVVIGGTSLLGGRFSIGGTVVGALVIQTLTTTIYTIGVPTQTNLVFKAAVVIVVCLLQSPKFRAKVFGNKFGSGTGTGAKGSGKSAATPTDTAPTTAAAPKMEVS; the protein is encoded by the coding sequence GTGACCACCCCGCCCACTCCCACTCCCCGATGGCGAACGCTGACGCAGCACCACCTGTTCTGGCCGGTGGCCGTGCTGGTCGTCCTGCTGCTGATCAACGTTCCTTTCACCCCCGACTTCTTCTCGATCAAGATGGCGGACGGCCACCTCTACGGCAGCCTCGTCTCGATCGTCCTGTTCGGCTCACCGCTCATCCTGGTGGCGGTCGGCATGACCCTGGTCATCGCGACCGGCGGCATCGACCTCTCCGTCGGCGCCGTGGTCGCCATCACCGGCGCCCTGACCTGCTCGTACATCAGTGACCAGGCCGACCAGGACTCCCTGTCCGGAGTCTTCCTGGCCATGGGCATCGGCCTCGTGGCCGCGGTCGTGTGCGGTCTGTGGAACGGCTTCCTGGTGGCGAGAATGGGCATCCAGCCCATCATCGCGACCCTCATCATCATGGTCGCGGGCCGAGGCGTGGCCCAGCTGATCACCGACGGCCAGATCATCACGATCAACAGCGAGCCGTACAAGCTGATCGGCGGCGGCTACTGGCTGACCCTGCCCTTCTCGATCTTCGTGGTCGCGGCGGTCGTGGCCGTCACGGTGGCCCTGACCCGCCGCACGGCCCTCGGCCTCCTCGTCGAGTCGGTCGGTGGCAACGCCGAGGCCAGCCGTCTGGTCGGCATCAGGTCCATGCGCATCAAGATCATGGTGTACGTCTTCTGCGCCCTGTGCGCCGGCATCGCGGGCCTCATGATCAGCTCCAACACCTCGGCGGCGGACGGCAACAACGCCGGCCTGTGGATCGAGCTCGACGCGATCCTCGCCGTGGTGATCGGCGGCACCTCGCTGCTGGGCGGCCGGTTCTCCATCGGCGGCACGGTGGTCGGCGCCCTCGTCATCCAGACCCTGACCACCACGATCTACACCATCGGCGTACCGACCCAGACCAACCTGGTCTTCAAGGCCGCCGTCGTCATCGTCGTCTGCCTGCTGCAGTCCCCGAAGTTCCGCGCCAAGGTCTTCGGCAACAAGTTCGGCTCCGGAACGGGAACCGGCGCGAAGGGCAGCGGCAAGTCGGCCGCCACCCCGACCGACACCGCCCCGACCACCGCGGCAGCCCCCAAGATGGAGGTGTCGTGA
- a CDS encoding sugar ABC transporter ATP-binding protein: MAEPRPVLEMTGIVKEFPGVRALSGVDFRLFPGEIHALMGENGAGKSTLIKVLTGVYPLDGGTIALDGQPVQIDSPFQAQQAGISTVYQEVNLCPNLSVAENIFIGREPTRYGRIQWSRMRKDAAELVDRLGLDLDVTAPLSSYPLAVQQLVAIVRAVGTGDSDGAGAGTKVLVLDEPTSSLDRDEVLELFRLMRQLRDEGVAILFVSHFLDQIYEICDRMTVLRNGTLVGEHMVSDLDQVGLIQLMIGKAMDQLEGLHEHQLHAEVGEPLLQAEGLGRTGGIAPFDLEIKKGEVLGLAGLLGSGRTELARLLFGADQPDSGKVTIGGKQVSMSAPNDAIGAGVAFCSENRKTEGLVPDLTVRENIILALQASRGWTRPIPVAQRDELVAKYIKALDIRPANPEARVGQLSGGNQQKVLLARWLITQPKLLILDEPTRGIDVGAKAEIQKLVVSLSEEGMSVLYIAAELEEVLRLSHTIGVLRDRKLVAQIANGPEITPTRILETIASGEHQ; encoded by the coding sequence ATGGCAGAGCCGCGGCCCGTCCTGGAAATGACGGGCATAGTCAAGGAATTTCCGGGGGTACGGGCTCTGTCGGGTGTCGACTTCCGGCTCTTCCCCGGCGAGATCCACGCCCTGATGGGTGAGAACGGAGCCGGCAAGTCCACCCTCATCAAGGTGCTGACCGGCGTCTACCCGCTGGACGGCGGCACGATCGCCCTCGACGGGCAGCCCGTGCAGATCGACAGCCCGTTCCAGGCACAGCAGGCCGGCATCAGCACCGTCTACCAGGAGGTGAACCTCTGCCCCAACCTGTCGGTGGCGGAGAACATCTTCATCGGACGTGAACCCACCCGCTACGGCCGCATCCAGTGGAGCCGTATGCGCAAGGACGCGGCGGAGCTGGTCGACCGGCTCGGCCTCGACCTCGACGTCACGGCGCCCCTGTCCTCGTACCCGCTGGCCGTGCAGCAACTGGTCGCGATCGTACGGGCGGTGGGCACCGGCGACAGCGACGGCGCCGGAGCCGGCACCAAGGTGCTGGTCCTCGACGAGCCGACGTCCAGCCTCGACCGCGACGAGGTCCTCGAACTGTTCCGCCTGATGCGCCAGCTCAGGGACGAAGGCGTCGCGATCCTGTTCGTCTCGCACTTCCTCGACCAGATCTACGAGATCTGCGACCGCATGACCGTCCTGCGCAACGGCACCCTCGTCGGCGAGCACATGGTCAGCGACCTCGACCAGGTCGGACTGATCCAGCTCATGATCGGCAAGGCCATGGACCAGCTGGAGGGGCTCCACGAGCACCAGCTGCACGCCGAGGTCGGCGAGCCGCTGCTCCAGGCGGAAGGCCTCGGCAGGACGGGCGGTATCGCCCCCTTCGACCTGGAGATCAAGAAGGGCGAGGTCCTGGGTCTGGCCGGCCTGCTCGGCTCCGGCCGTACCGAACTCGCCCGGCTGCTCTTCGGCGCCGACCAGCCCGACAGCGGCAAGGTCACCATCGGCGGCAAGCAGGTCTCGATGAGCGCCCCGAACGACGCCATCGGCGCCGGGGTCGCGTTCTGCTCCGAGAACCGCAAGACCGAGGGCCTGGTACCCGACCTGACGGTACGGGAGAACATCATCCTCGCCCTCCAGGCGTCCCGCGGCTGGACCCGGCCCATCCCGGTCGCCCAGCGCGACGAACTCGTCGCCAAGTACATCAAGGCGCTGGACATCCGCCCCGCCAACCCGGAGGCCCGAGTAGGCCAGTTGAGCGGCGGCAACCAGCAGAAGGTCCTCCTGGCCCGCTGGCTGATCACTCAGCCCAAGCTGCTGATCCTGGACGAACCGACGCGCGGCATCGACGTCGGCGCGAAGGCGGAGATCCAGAAACTCGTGGTCTCGCTCTCCGAGGAAGGCATGTCCGTGCTGTACATCGCGGCCGAACTGGAGGAGGTCCTCCGGCTCAGTCACACCATCGGGGTGCTGCGCGACCGCAAGCTGGTCGCCCAGATCGCCAACGGGCCCGAGATCACCCCCACCCGGATCCTGGAGACCATCGCGAGCGGAGAGCACCAGTGA
- a CDS encoding LacI family DNA-binding transcriptional regulator: protein MADVARQAGVSHQTVSRVLGDHPNVRDETRARVLQAIEEMGYRRNSSARALATRRTLTLGVVASNTTLYGPASTLFALEEAARAEGYLVSTVSLRELTVKTLSEALHRLSEGGVEGVIALAPQRSAVQALTELRHPFPVVAVGTGSGVEIPSVNVDQQLGARLATGHLLATGHRTVWHLAGPENWQEAVDRADGWRATLEAAGVEPPSPLRGDWSPLSGYRAGQELAGWVGRGLTSVFVANDQMALGVLWALREAGVRTPQDVAVVGFDDIPESEFFAPPLTTVRQDFSAVGKQSIALLLDLIEGRTPSGTSQVAIEPQLLVRASTFPYAPQSGTAPG from the coding sequence ATGGCTGACGTGGCACGCCAGGCCGGCGTGTCCCACCAGACCGTGTCCCGCGTACTGGGGGACCACCCCAATGTGCGGGACGAGACACGGGCCAGGGTGCTGCAGGCCATCGAGGAGATGGGCTACCGCCGCAACTCCTCCGCCCGGGCCCTGGCGACCCGCCGCACCCTGACCCTGGGTGTGGTCGCCTCCAACACCACGCTCTACGGGCCCGCCAGTACGCTGTTCGCGCTGGAGGAGGCGGCACGCGCCGAGGGGTACCTCGTCTCGACGGTCAGCCTGCGCGAACTGACGGTGAAGACACTGTCCGAGGCCCTGCACCGCCTCAGTGAGGGCGGGGTGGAAGGCGTGATCGCCCTCGCCCCGCAGCGGTCGGCGGTCCAGGCCCTCACCGAACTGCGACACCCCTTCCCGGTGGTGGCCGTGGGCACCGGATCCGGCGTGGAGATCCCCAGCGTCAACGTGGACCAGCAACTGGGAGCGCGGCTGGCCACCGGTCATCTGCTGGCCACCGGCCACCGCACGGTCTGGCATCTCGCCGGGCCCGAGAACTGGCAGGAGGCGGTCGACCGGGCCGACGGCTGGCGGGCGACCCTCGAAGCGGCGGGCGTCGAACCGCCGTCGCCGCTGCGGGGAGACTGGAGCCCGCTGTCGGGTTATCGTGCGGGCCAGGAACTCGCCGGCTGGGTGGGTCGCGGTCTGACTTCCGTCTTCGTCGCCAACGACCAGATGGCGCTGGGGGTGCTGTGGGCGCTGCGTGAGGCGGGCGTGCGCACCCCCCAGGACGTCGCGGTGGTCGGCTTCGACGACATCCCGGAGTCGGAGTTCTTCGCCCCGCCGCTCACCACCGTCCGGCAGGACTTCTCGGCGGTCGGCAAGCAGAGCATCGCCCTGCTGCTGGACCTCATCGAGGGCCGGACGCCCTCCGGGACGTCACAGGTCGCCATCGAGCCCCAACTCCTCGTCCGCGCCAGTACGTTCCCGTACGCCCCTCAGTCGGGGACCGCTCCCGGCTGA
- a CDS encoding SCO2400 family protein — protein sequence MDYCHQCQRHLNGALACPGCGSSIAPLHTYPEETDARPDAEADAVDSTGAVDEAVRPGRAAARKAGRGRGREVAAAAPAADAHEYEYEYEAEYEYEHEHEAEDAGRASGSRRDRKAAAHRRRRKRALLVAAGFVLAAGGLSLAELGTDAPGSNPNAATADGDTADDTATKEAGDKGSPLSDTSAPGGTDAPDSASPDASPPPSPSASESSGSPSPSVSPSGSKAPQSGPIGTAPTPIRGNSSPTPTPSTTPSTAPTTADPTPEPSPSETCERFLWWCS from the coding sequence ATGGACTACTGCCACCAGTGCCAACGGCACCTCAACGGCGCACTCGCCTGCCCGGGGTGCGGCTCATCGATCGCACCTCTCCATACGTACCCGGAGGAGACCGACGCCCGCCCGGATGCGGAGGCGGACGCGGTCGACTCCACCGGTGCTGTCGACGAGGCAGTGCGCCCTGGGCGGGCGGCGGCCCGGAAGGCGGGTCGCGGACGCGGACGCGAGGTGGCTGCCGCTGCCCCCGCCGCAGACGCCCACGAGTACGAGTACGAGTACGAGGCCGAGTACGAGTACGAGCACGAGCACGAAGCCGAGGACGCCGGGCGGGCAAGCGGCAGCCGACGTGACCGCAAGGCCGCGGCGCACCGGCGGCGACGGAAGCGGGCGCTGCTCGTCGCTGCGGGGTTCGTGCTCGCGGCGGGCGGACTGAGCCTCGCCGAGCTGGGCACGGACGCGCCGGGTTCGAACCCGAACGCAGCGACGGCAGACGGCGACACGGCGGACGACACGGCGACGAAGGAGGCCGGCGACAAGGGGTCGCCCCTGTCCGACACGTCGGCCCCGGGGGGTACCGACGCGCCGGACTCGGCATCCCCGGACGCGTCCCCGCCCCCGTCGCCGTCAGCGTCGGAGAGCTCGGGATCACCGTCCCCGTCGGTCTCGCCGAGCGGCAGCAAGGCCCCCCAGTCCGGGCCGATCGGCACGGCGCCGACACCGATCAGGGGGAACTCCTCCCCGACCCCGACACCCTCGACGACCCCGTCCACGGCCCCGACCACAGCGGACCCGACTCCGGAACCGTCGCCTTCGGAGACGTGCGAGAGGTTTCTTTGGTGGTGTAGCTAG
- the yjfF gene encoding galactofuranose ABC transporter, permease protein YjfF: MSTTTQTPKTQGSGKATSTTSKAARLLGDRRLPVLVTAALFIAMYLVGLGRYQNFGFGEPQVFLNLFIDNGYLLVAAVGATFVILSGGIDLSVGSVIGFTTMLTAWLVEKQGLPIVVVIPIALGVGAFGGFLMGYVIHNFEIQPFIVTLAGLFLFRGLCLVISKESIAIDDSLVSSMAQAQAQLGVGFLSIGAIIALVVLAIAFYVLHYTRFGRRVYAIGGNENSAMLMGLPQGGTKIAVYTVSGFCSALAGLLFTLYIQSGDPLHATGMELDAIAAVVIGGTLLTGGSGYVLGTLFGVLVLGLIKSIIQFEGTLSSWWTKIATGVLLCAFILIQRAMTTRKKT; encoded by the coding sequence ATGAGCACGACCACACAGACGCCCAAGACTCAGGGCAGTGGCAAGGCCACGTCCACGACGTCCAAGGCCGCGCGGCTGCTCGGCGACCGGCGTCTGCCCGTCCTGGTGACCGCCGCGCTCTTCATCGCGATGTACCTCGTGGGCCTCGGCCGCTACCAGAACTTCGGCTTCGGTGAACCGCAGGTCTTCCTCAACCTGTTCATCGACAACGGCTACCTGCTGGTCGCCGCGGTGGGCGCCACCTTCGTGATCCTCTCCGGCGGCATCGACCTCTCCGTCGGCTCCGTGATCGGCTTCACGACCATGCTCACGGCATGGCTGGTGGAGAAGCAGGGCCTGCCCATCGTGGTCGTCATCCCCATCGCGCTGGGGGTGGGCGCGTTCGGCGGCTTCCTGATGGGCTATGTGATCCACAACTTCGAGATCCAGCCCTTCATCGTGACCCTCGCCGGCCTCTTCCTCTTCCGGGGCCTGTGCCTGGTCATCAGCAAGGAGTCGATCGCCATCGACGACTCCTTGGTGAGCAGCATGGCGCAGGCGCAGGCGCAGCTGGGGGTGGGCTTCCTGTCGATCGGCGCGATCATCGCGCTGGTGGTCCTGGCCATCGCCTTCTACGTCCTCCACTACACGCGCTTCGGCCGGCGCGTGTACGCCATCGGCGGCAACGAGAACTCGGCCATGCTGATGGGCCTCCCGCAGGGCGGCACGAAGATCGCCGTGTACACGGTGAGCGGCTTCTGCTCCGCCCTGGCGGGCCTGCTGTTCACCCTGTACATCCAGTCGGGCGACCCGCTGCACGCGACCGGCATGGAACTCGACGCGATCGCCGCGGTCGTCATCGGCGGCACGCTGCTGACGGGCGGCTCGGGCTATGTCCTGGGCACGCTGTTCGGTGTCCTGGTCCTGGGCCTGATCAAGAGCATCATCCAGTTCGAGGGGACGCTCAGCTCCTGGTGGACGAAGATCGCGACGGGCGTGCTGCTCTGCGCGTTCATCCTGATCCAGCGGGCCATGACGACCCGTAAGAAAACCTGA
- a CDS encoding ABC transporter substrate-binding protein, translating into MLNRRNFLTAAVGVAAATSLAACAKKDETGSTGTGGGDDKIVLGFSQVGSESGWRSANTDSVKEAAKQAGYNLKFSDAQQKQENQISAIRNYITQGVDVIAFSPVVVTGWDGILKEAKAKKIPVVLTDRSVETTDESLFVALVGSDFTDEGRRAGKILEKVLEKAGKKGPIKIAQLEGTTGAAPAIERAKGFKEVMDADHADDWKIVVSQTGDFTRAGGKQVMAAFLTSNPDIDVLFAHNDDMGIGAIQAIEAAGKKPGKDILIVTVDGVKDGFIAMSEGKINAIVECNPLLGPQLMEVVKKVKNGETVERWIKTKEGDFMQDQAKAALPTRKY; encoded by the coding sequence ATGCTCAACAGAAGGAACTTCCTCACTGCGGCGGTCGGCGTGGCGGCTGCGACGAGCCTGGCGGCCTGTGCCAAGAAGGACGAAACCGGCTCCACCGGCACCGGCGGCGGCGACGACAAGATCGTCCTCGGCTTCTCCCAGGTCGGCTCGGAGAGCGGCTGGCGCAGCGCCAACACCGACTCGGTGAAGGAAGCCGCCAAGCAGGCCGGCTACAACCTCAAGTTCTCCGACGCGCAGCAGAAGCAGGAGAACCAGATCTCCGCGATCCGCAACTACATCACCCAGGGCGTGGACGTCATCGCCTTCTCCCCGGTGGTCGTCACCGGTTGGGACGGGATCCTGAAGGAGGCCAAGGCCAAGAAGATCCCCGTGGTCCTCACCGACCGCTCCGTCGAGACCACCGACGAGTCCCTTTTCGTCGCCCTGGTCGGCTCCGACTTCACGGACGAGGGCCGCCGCGCCGGCAAGATCCTGGAGAAGGTCCTGGAGAAGGCCGGCAAGAAGGGCCCCATCAAGATCGCCCAGCTGGAGGGCACCACCGGTGCCGCCCCCGCGATCGAGCGCGCCAAGGGCTTCAAGGAGGTCATGGACGCGGACCACGCGGACGACTGGAAGATCGTCGTCAGCCAGACCGGTGACTTCACCCGCGCCGGCGGCAAGCAGGTCATGGCCGCCTTCCTGACGTCCAACCCGGACATCGACGTGCTGTTCGCGCACAACGACGACATGGGCATCGGTGCCATCCAGGCCATCGAGGCGGCCGGCAAGAAGCCCGGCAAGGACATCCTCATCGTCACGGTCGACGGTGTGAAGGACGGCTTCATCGCGATGTCCGAGGGCAAGATCAACGCCATCGTCGAGTGCAACCCGCTGCTCGGCCCCCAGCTCATGGAGGTCGTCAAGAAGGTCAAGAACGGCGAGACGGTCGAGCGCTGGATCAAGACGAAGGAGGGCGACTTCATGCAGGACCAGGCGAAGGCCGCGCTCCCCACCCGCAAGTACTGA